A region from the Pseudodesulfovibrio sp. JC047 genome encodes:
- a CDS encoding YhjD/YihY/BrkB family envelope integrity protein has product MSAAKLKQTPRNVKRLFSEGIWVRNTPDTPFPLRIVRGASRLAYLIGFGFIKDQMVIRAAALTFTTILSIVPFLAVAFSISKGFGLQNTDFIRTLILKMTTGRVEVADKIIEYIDRTNVQALGWVGVATLLFTVFSLIGTTEKAFNTIWNVTKGRSAWRKVADFFPVILICPLVLIVASSFNVSLQQQQMVTGFLSVETIGLLETAFLKVTPYILISLAFMFMYAFIPYTRVNIVAALMGGVVGGVLWQMAQWLYINWQIGAAKYNAIYGSFAQLPLLLIWIYISWLIVLLGAEVSYSWQNINSFVKQRYFGEATPYERQKIAVLMMVVLAQRFHAGKPLPSVEEISDGLMAPSALVSDLFTLLQKAGYTVLADVKGCEIYAPARALDEIRVLDIIRVVNMDGELRVFEAFAKKFGYLDTLFGALAEATSQSEANLTLLECAESYASSISSIAPEAGALGLCSHTSV; this is encoded by the coding sequence ATGAGTGCAGCGAAATTGAAACAGACACCCCGGAATGTGAAACGGCTTTTTTCTGAAGGTATTTGGGTGCGGAATACGCCGGATACCCCCTTTCCTTTGCGAATTGTGCGAGGAGCCAGTCGCCTTGCGTATTTGATCGGATTCGGATTCATCAAGGATCAGATGGTCATTCGTGCGGCCGCGTTGACGTTTACGACCATTTTATCGATCGTTCCCTTCCTTGCGGTCGCCTTTTCCATTTCCAAGGGGTTTGGATTACAAAATACCGATTTTATTCGGACGCTTATTCTCAAAATGACCACTGGCCGTGTAGAAGTCGCTGATAAAATCATCGAATACATTGATCGGACCAATGTTCAGGCTTTGGGATGGGTCGGTGTTGCAACACTGTTGTTCACAGTTTTTTCTCTCATCGGGACCACTGAAAAGGCGTTCAATACCATTTGGAATGTGACCAAAGGCCGTTCCGCCTGGCGAAAGGTAGCGGATTTTTTCCCGGTGATCCTGATTTGTCCATTGGTTTTGATCGTGGCTTCCAGCTTCAACGTCAGTCTGCAACAGCAGCAAATGGTGACCGGCTTTTTGAGTGTGGAAACCATCGGCCTGCTTGAGACCGCATTTCTCAAGGTCACGCCATACATCCTGATTTCATTGGCCTTCATGTTCATGTACGCCTTCATTCCATACACCCGGGTGAACATTGTCGCGGCGCTTATGGGCGGGGTTGTCGGTGGCGTGTTGTGGCAGATGGCGCAATGGCTGTACATTAATTGGCAGATCGGGGCGGCCAAGTATAATGCTATTTATGGAAGCTTCGCTCAGTTGCCGTTATTGCTTATTTGGATCTACATCAGTTGGCTGATCGTTTTGCTGGGCGCTGAAGTGAGCTACAGTTGGCAGAATATCAATTCGTTTGTGAAACAACGGTATTTTGGCGAGGCAACGCCGTATGAGCGGCAGAAAATTGCTGTTCTGATGATGGTGGTGCTGGCCCAACGGTTTCATGCGGGCAAGCCGCTGCCGTCAGTGGAAGAAATTTCAGATGGTCTCATGGCGCCGTCAGCATTGGTCTCGGATCTGTTCACGTTGCTGCAAAAAGCGGGGTATACCGTGCTCGCCGATGTGAAAGGATGTGAAATCTATGCCCCGGCGCGGGCGTTGGATGAAATTCGAGTGCTGGACATCATTCGTGTGGTCAATATGGATGGGGAGCTTCGGGTCTTTGAAGCCTTTGCCAAGAAATTTGGTTATTTGGATACCCTGTTCGGGGCGTTGGCTGAAGCGACCAGTCAGAGTGAGGCGAACCTCACTCTGCTGGAATGTGCTGAATCATATGCTTCGTCTATTTCGAGTATTGCGCCGGAAGCTGGTGCGCTGGGACTTTGTTCTCACACTTCGGTGTGA